From Spodoptera frugiperda isolate SF20-4 chromosome 27, AGI-APGP_CSIRO_Sfru_2.0, whole genome shotgun sequence, a single genomic window includes:
- the LOC118263854 gene encoding protein yellow, whose product MLSFQFTTNCREHWPHSDNHTFNMATKLLVLLAVVSSATAAVKLQELFSWNVMDWNYPDPYSRQQAIQSGALVQENALPVGIERWRNKLFVSVPRWKAGIPATLNYIPLDAPYDPSPKLNPYPSFAGNELGNCQSGLNTVYRIKVDKCDRLWVLDVGTYGYDANVTNLCPYSLNIYDLNTDQRIRRYVFRPEDIVSSTFIANIALDEGRTCDDTFAYFSDELGYGLIAYSWQQNKSWRFSHGFFMPDPLTGDFNIAGLNFQWSAEGIFGITASPTGPDGFRTLYFSPLASHTQFAVSTRILRDESKVTGSYRDFKVVGERGANGHTTSKVMDEYTGIELFNLIDQNAIGCWKQDLPYKPQNIAVVDKDDAGLIFPADIKIDSQRNVWVMSDRMPVFLESTLDYSDINFRVYTAPIDVLVQDTVCQATPQLLQNLKPVQPTSLIPQQPSYSIYETGLGVTANPLAIQGGALSLYSPVSSPQPEIVSTFRPGTIIRNSLPTVQSYINFPKQTAIPYLAGRPKSYIHSSRNPWWHDKRNYEVYEH is encoded by the exons ATGTTATCATTTCAGTTCACTACCAACTGTCGCGAACATTGGCCACATTCGGACAACCAT ACTTTCAACATGGCTACGAAGCTTCTGGTGTTATTAGCCGTGGTGTCAAGCGCGACAGCCGCTGTAAAACTCCAAGAACTGTTCTCTTGGAATGTAATGGACTGGAACTACCCTGACCCTTACTCGAGACAGCAAGCCATTCAGTCTGGAGCCCTCGTGCAGGAGAATGCTCTCCCTGTTGGTATTGAAAGGTGGAGGAACAAGCTCTTCGTCAGCGTACCTAGGTGGAAGGCTG GTATACCCGCTACGCTGAACTACATTCCTTTGGATGCCCCCTACGACCCGTCTCCAAAACTAAACCCCTACCCAAGTTTTGCAGGCAACGAGTTGGGTAACTGCCAATCGGGTCTCAACACAGTCTACAGGATAAAGGTCGACAAATGTGACCGTCTCTGGGTCCTCGATGTTGGTACATATGGATatg aTGCCAACGTAACCAACCTCTGCCCATACTCACTCAACATTTACGATCTGAACACCGACCAACGCATCCGAAGATATGTATTCCGTCCTGAAGACATTGTTTCCTCTACCTTCATTGCCAACATCGCTCTCGACGAAGGAAGAACCTGTGATGATACTTTCGCTTACTTCTCCGACGAGCTTGGCTACGGTCTTATCGCCTACTCATGGCAACAAAACAAATCGTGGAGATTCAGCCATGGATTCTTCATGCCTGACCCTCTTACCGGAGATTTCAACATCGCCGGCCTAAACTTCCAATGGAGCGCCGAAGGTATTTTCGGAATCACTGCTTCTCCTACAGGACCAGACGGTTTCAGAACGCTCTACTTCAGCCCCTTGGCTAGTCACACTCAGTTTGCTGTCTCTACTAGGATTTTACGCGATGAATCCAAAGTAACTGGATCATACCGCGACTTCAAAGTTGTAGGAGAACGAGGTGCCAACGGTCACACTACCTCTAAAGTAATGGATGAATATACTGGAATAGAATTGTTCAATTTGATTGACCAAAACGCTATCGGTTGCTGGAAGCAAGATCTACCTTACAAACCACAAAACATTGCTGTGGTAGACAAAGACGATGCTGGTCTTATTTTCCCTGCAGATATCAAAATTGACTCTCAAAGAAACGTGTGGGTAATGTCCGACAGGATGCCAGTGTTCCTTGAATCTACTTTAGATTACAGCGACATCAACTTCAGAGTGTACACTGCTCCCATTGATGTCCTTGTTCAAGATACTGTTTGCCAGGCTACTCCTCAGCTTCTGCAGAACCTCAAACCAGTTCAGCCAACTAGCCTCATTCCTCAGCAGCCCTCATACTCGATTTACGAAACAGGTTTGGGAGTAACCGCGAACCCCCTGGCCATTCAAGGAGGTGCTCTTTCGCTGTACTCTCCAGTTTCATCTCCTCAGCCTGAAATAGTTAGCACCTTCAGGCCTGGAACTATTATCAGGAACTCGTTACCTACTGTGCAGAGCTACATCAACTTCCCTAAACAAACCGCAATCCCATACCTTGCGGGAAGACCAAAGTCCTACATTCACTCCAGCAGGAACCCCTGGTGGCACGATAAACGTAACTACGAAGTATACGAACATTAA
- the LOC118263859 gene encoding proton-coupled amino acid transporter-like protein pathetic, which produces MSVENAAEKEYNPYEHRKVEKPTSDIRSTANLIKASLGSGLLAGPLAFSNAGWGVGLFGTLLVGVICGHCIHILVRTSQQCCVIDKKPSLGYAETCKSAFMNGPKGARRFANFASIFAEFALLCTYAGVCCIYTVLISDSVKQLVDQYVPSTILPVEYYCLIILVPIILLCQIKYLKFLAIFSGIANILLFTVYVVCLYYIFGGELSFQGKQAAGDPARYPAFLSTVIFAMEGVGVVMPIENTMKKPQNFLGCPSVLVVAMGAIVFLYGTLGMFGYLRYGDVLRGSITLNLPTDEWPAVLAKVSIALSIFLTYPLQFYVVIDIFTRYTQPYIKENYKQMTQIVARTVGVCCCVGIGMALPLLEQILNIVGALFYSILGLVIPSVIETVFKWENLGKWNWILWKNGFIFLFGMFSLVSGCTVTIMDIIKILNEKTE; this is translated from the exons ATGAGTGTCGAAAATGCTGCTGAGAAGGAATACAACCCCTATGAGCACCGAAAAGTGGAAAAGCCAACTTC AGATATACGATCAACAGCAAACTTGATCAAAGCCTCCCTAGGCTCTGGTTTGTTGGCTGGTCCATTGGCGTTCTCCAACGCAGGATGGGGCGTCGGGCTGTTCGGCACATTGCTCGTCGGTGTCATATGTGGACACTGCATTcatatatta GTGAGGACATCACAACAATGCTGCGTTATAGACAAGAAACCTTCACTCGGTTACGCAGAGACTTGCAAATCTGCCTTCATGAATGGACCGAAAGGTGCTAGAAGATTTGCCAACTTCGCCAG tatttttgcTGAATTCGCTCTACTATGTACGTATGCGGGAGTCTGCTGTATCTATACTGTATTGATATCAGATTCAGTAAAACAG TTGGTCGATCAATACGTACCATCTACTATTCTACCAGTAGAATACTACTGCCTTATAATACTGGTACCAATAATATTACTATGTCAGATCAAGTATCTGAAGTTCCTCGCGATATTCTCCGGTATAGCCAACATTTTACTGTTCACTGTATATGTTGTATGTCTGTACTATATCTTTGGAGGCGAATTGTCGTTTCAAGGGAAACAAGCTGCCGGTGATCCTGCAAGATATCCAGCGTTTTTATC GACAGTAATATTCGCAATGGAAGGGGTTGGAGTGGTGATGCCGATTGAGAACACGATGAAGAAGCCACAGAACTTCCTGGGCTGTCCAAGTGTGCTGGTGGTAGCCATGGGAGCCATCGTCTTCCTCTACGGCACCCTCGGCATGTTTGGATACCTCCGATATGGAGACGTGTTAAGAGGATCTATCACTCTCAATCTTCCTACTGATGAATG GCCAGCCGTATTAGCAAAGGTTTCTATAGCGTTATCAATATTCTTGACATACCCACTGCAATTCTACGTGGTGATTGATATCTTCACGAGATACACTCAGCCTTATATAAAGGAGAACTATAAGCAGATGACTCAAATTGTGGCCAGGACTGTGGGAGTGTGCTGTTGTG tGGGTATAGGAATGGCGCTTCCTCTACTGGAACAAATCCTCAACATAGTCGGAGCACTGTTCTACTCCATCCTTGGCCTCGTGATCCCAAGTGTCATAGAAACCGTCTTCAAATGGGAAAACCTGGGCAAATGGAACTGGATACTCTGGAAGAATGGATTCATCTTCTTATTCGGGATGTTCAGCCTCGTGTCAGGGTGTACCGTCACAATCATGGACATCATCAAGATTCTGAACGAAAAAACTGAGTAA